Proteins co-encoded in one Malus sylvestris chromosome 9, drMalSylv7.2, whole genome shotgun sequence genomic window:
- the LOC126583149 gene encoding uncharacterized protein LOC126583149: MPPTYFPLRWESTGDQWWYASPIDYAAANGHYDLVRELLRIDGNHLIKLTSLRRIRRLEAVWDDEAQYDDVAKCRSSVARKLFSECESKKGKPNSLIRAGYGGWLMYTAASAGELGFVQELLERNPLLVFGEGEYGVTDILYAAAKSKNVEIFRLLFDFAVSPRFMTGSGGELEEHIGEIPCVYKREMVNRAVHAAARGGNLSVLKELLSDCEDVLAYRDIQGSTVLHAAAGKGRVEVVKYLVASFDIINSTDLQGDTALHVAASRGQLAAAEALILASPSSINARNNSGETFLHKAISGFQSPAFRRLDRQIQLLKQLVCEKAFNIEQIINAKNNEGRTALHTAIIGDVHSDLVQLLMIVQSIDVNARDVDSMTALDYIRQWPRSASSDILIRQLISAGGIFGCQDYNARKAIASRLKTQGDGGSPGTSFRISDTEIFLYTGIENVTDATADRRSIGINSSPPELISPYPTAENNGSSFASKKPGSVNNAAAQLKRVVGWPQMKPKKHERFKKSVDLGSVESIKICNKSSDDAAPTPLRQRFSRPSVSSVPSNKRTLSVRSNQSSPSAKKRFACGIRRGVMQAIPHITVPRRSRSSSFSKSSSISSPTSLDIQKSVCTETDIAGPSWSNEVAYDEPPNLAKQGSLNKRSRRQYFCFGASRLSVKSPVNRQQQSFKHPPVISVA, encoded by the exons TGCCTCCTACATATTTTCCTCTCCGGTGGGAAAGCACCGGAGACCAATGGTGGTACGCGTCTCCGATCGATTACGCAGCCGCCAACGGCCACTACGACTTGGTTCGAGAGCTTCTCCGCATAGACGGCAACCACCTCATCAAGCTCACATCTCTCCGCCGTATTCGCCGCCTCGAGGCAGTGTGGGACGACGAAGCTCAGTATGATGATGTAGCCAAGTGTCGTTCGAGCGTTGCGCGAAAGCTCTTCAGCGAATGCGAGTCCAAGAAAGGAAAACCAAACTCTCTCATAAGGGCTGGATACGGCGGTTGGCTTATGTACACCGCTGCCTCCGCCGGGGAGCTTGGTTTTGTCCAAGAACTGCTCGAGAGAAACCCTCTGCTTGTTTTCGGGGAAGGAGAATACGGGGTGACTGATATTTTATATGCTGCTGCGAAGAGCAAGAATGTTGAGATTTTCAGGCTGCTTTTTGACTTTGCAGTTTCGCCGAGGTTTATGACGGGGAGTGGTGGAGAGCTGGAAGAGCACATTGGGGAGATTCCTTGTGTTTATAAACGGGAGATGGTTAACAGGGCGGTTCATGCGGCGGCGAGAGGCGGAAATTTGAGTGTTTTGAAGGAGCTTCTTTCGGATTGTGAGGATGTTTTGGCTTATAGGGATATTCAGGGATCAACTGTGCTACATGCAGCGGCTGGGAAAGGGCGGGTAGAG GTAGTGAAGTATCTTGTAGCATCCTTTGATATCATAAACTCCACTGATCTCCAAGGCGACACAGCGTTACATGTTGCAGCTTCAAGGGGCCAACTAGCCGCAGCCGAAGCGCTTATATTGGCATCTCCGTCGTCTATTAATGCACGAAACAACTCCGGAGAAACGTTTCTCCACAAGGCTATATCCGGCTTCCAAAGCCCTGCCTTCCGAAGACTGGACAGACAAATTCAGCTTCTGAAGCAACTGGTGTGCGAGAAAGCTTTCAATATCGAACAAATCATCAATGCAAAAAACAACGAAGGACGGACTGCCCTTCACACAGCAATCATTGGGGATGTGCATTCCGATTTAGTCCAACTCCTGATGATTGTGCAATCGATTGATGTGAACGCCCGCGATGTGGATAGCATGACAGCGCTAGATTACATTAGGCAATGGCCTCGTTCGGCATCATCTGATATACTAATCAGGCAGTTGATTTCGGCTGGGGGAATATTTGGTTGTCAGGATTACAATGCAAGAAAAGCGATTGCTTCACGCTTGAAGACGCAAGGCGATGGAGGTAGTCCCGGAACATCATTTAGAATCTCTGACACGGAAATCTTCTTGTATACTGGCATTGAAAATGTAACAGATGCTACTGCTGATCGCCGTAGCATAGGAATCAATTCATCTCCACCCGAACTGATCAGTCCGTATCCAACTGCTGAAAATAACGGCAGCTCATTCGCTAGTAAAAAACCTGGTTCTGTAAATAATGCAGCAGCACAACTAAAACGTGTCGTAGGCTGGCCACAAATGAAACCGAAAAAGCACGAAAGGTTCAAGAAATCGGTTGATTTGGGATCAGTAGAGTCTATCAAAATATGCAACAAAAGCTCAGATGATGCAGCTCCAACCCCGCTTCGACAGAGATTTTCGAGGCCCTCAGTCTCATCAGTTCCCAGCAACAAACGGACACTTTCCGTGAGGAGCAACCAGTCAAGTCCATCAGCGAAAAAGAGGTTTGCTTGTGGCATAAGGCGTGGCGTAATGCAGGCAATTCCGCACATAACTGTGCCACGTCGTTCTCGGTCTAGTTCATTTTCGAAATCATCCTCAATTTCTTCACCTACTTCTCTAGATATTCAGAAAAGCGTTTGCACGGAAACTGACATTGCAGGACCGTCTTGGTCGAATGAAGTAGCTTATGACGAACCGCCGAATTTGGCGAAACAAGGCTCGCTTAATAAGAGGTCGAGGAGACAGTATTTCTGTTTTGGTGCATCACGATTGTCTGTGAAAAGCCCAGTTAACAGGCAGCAGCAAAGTTTCAAGCATCCTCCTGTTATTTCAGTTGCTTGA